DNA from Debaryomyces hansenii CBS767 chromosome A complete sequence:
AAGGTAAGCCTTTCAAATTCAGAATACGGAAGttcttcttgatattcACCCCATGTAATGCCATCTCTTCCTCCAACAAATCTATTATGTTAGAAACAGTACTCGGAAGAATTACTAATGAGTCTTTATCCAACCCAAAAGTATCACCACCTACTGAAGCAATGTAATTTGGTTACGCTCAGATAACCAATGTAAGTCAGCATTAGATGCGGCAGCATTTTCATTGGTATTGTCCAACCATATTATGACAAATctatcaaataattgtaaatgAAGTACTCCCCATCATCTCCGCATCATTTGTTTCTAGAGATTCTATCTTAGTTTCATGGATTGTGGAAGCATAACCAGAagcaaaaattgaaaaaaaaaggaaatatttcaataattataagtaattgatttttcatATCTTGCTAGTTCTAAACTTcttcatataataaaagTACATTTAAAGATTGTTTTATCGATAATGTTTGTCAGTACTTTTCAATGTATTTCttatgaaatttatttcGTGATCTGTTGCACTTACCTGTAGCCgctttaataaaaataaaatcgaATATAAAgttaaattaaaaaaaatatatacgTTCTAAGCGGAATTTTTACAATGGAACCAAAGTTTTAATTTATGGTTATCTCAAGAGTTAGCTCAATATGATATGATCAAcgtaattatttttttttctcaTTTGTTAAATAGATATATGTCTACTCAAATATATAGCACGTCTAATTGCTTATGTAcctttatcattattagaagCTAGCTACGCACCTAATACTTCCCAAGGTTTATGAGTAGATAGGCCATTACAATATTGTAACACTAAATAACTCAATATCGCTTACAATATATGTTCTCTACTTCTATAATAAACATTTGTAACAGACCGTATCTTATCCATTAGCAGGAAAAACATTTCATCGCAAGAATAACATTTCATCGcaagaatattgatttttgcttagaatatttatgaaGATCAACGACAATAAAACAAGgtgaatttaaagaaagcAAAGTTATTGTTTCCGTTGATTTTATTAGTATGACTTAAAGAATCCctaataattattatgcTTAAACTTAGCTCTTTTACATATTGATGGCTATAAACAATTCTCCTACtttaagaataatttaGTTTTCAGAATTATCCTGAAAGTAAAAATCCCGTTTGTACGCGCCAGTCCATGCACCATAGGCCACAATGTTTTCTAGAAACGAATTTTCGaatgtttcaaatttgGCTTCACTTGGTACATCAAGGGTACTTTTTAAACCAATGACCTGATAAACGTAGCGATGATCACCATGATCCAAAAGAGGACGGGGGCCATTATAAACTGCACCTAGAATgtttttaatataatttatgtCCGACTTTTTTTTTCGAATAGCCTCTACATCGTCTTGAGTGAAACTTCGCTAATGTtctgaaatattgaagaaacatCCATGAAGAGCCACAAATGGTAGAGGCAAGTCAATATCTTGCACCACCACTGCAAAAGTCTTAATATCTTTTCCTAAATTTTCTCCGACTTTCCAAGAAATACAAGGAAAAAGATTATCTTTTAGAAGTTCGTGTTTCTGATCAAGCCTATTTATCATGCTTGTATCCATACATTTTATCTCAGTTGCACAAGGAACATCTGCAAACATGGTCTTCTTCGTGAACATGCAATTAAGGCTTTCGAAGTTCAGCCTTAATTGCATTGAGCCTAATATATTAAGTTTTGCTctcaagaaattataatattggCTGTATTGCCCCTTTATAATTTGTGATCTCGGTGATAACAATGTCTTCGGCCGAGATCTTGACAGAACTCGTTTTCTGTGCGTCAATTGTATAGATGTTATATAAAGTACGTCGTCTAAAAATACATGTTGTTATATTTAAAACTTAACTAGCAATACCCATATTTGGTTCgcttcaattttttttcttctggtCGTAACTCACTTGAAATAAAACAAGTACATAATAtgtcaatttctttattttacttactttttcaaaactaAAAGTAACATTAATTCGCTTGTTTAAAAGTATTAAACTTATATTGATGCTCTTATCTTAATTaagtattttatttgaatacaattcaaataaaaaacaaatttaataaagcaTCATTAAGGTAGGGccaaatcaataaaaacTTATAATAGTTTAATCTTAGATAAAGACCAAATAACTAGATAATGGGATTTTGGGATATATAGACCAAATGAATATTGTTTTGTAACTTTTAATATACTATTGATCATAAGGAATCCTCAAGCTGAAGCGGTTCCTGGATTTTGATTAAGAAACgtaattataaattaagaaattaaagatttggaaatttttcaccagtAATTTCTATTTAATTTGAGGcttattataataataattatataatgtTATTATAGGTTTAGCTTCATCATTGCTTTACTCAAGCAATAGTCCTTGTATTGCTCGACCAAACGAAcgttatttatttcaactTGACTATTTGCTTCACTAACTATATCACGATTTCCAGATACAAGCACCATGTTCTTGGACTTGAGCAACTTCTCAGGTAAAGTCTCATTGGCTTCCTTATTGAGTAATAAGCTAAAAATGTTAGATGCACAAATCCTACCCATTTTAGCTGCCCATCCAGCAGTCTTGATGACAGGAATTTCAACTATATCTCCAATGCAGTAGAAATTTTTAACTGTGTCTTGAACATTAGATAACTGTAGATGTTCATTGGTCAACAAATTTCCTTTTTCAGAAAcatatttttcttgaatttcCTTAGAAAGCATACTTATGTTGTTCTTTTTGCCGCTACTCcaataattaaattgagattcaataattttgcCATCAACAGTTACTAAGTTACCATTagctaattctttttcaaccCTAGTTTcaagataaatatttattccTGCATCTTTCAAAGCAGAATGAAcatattctttgaatttccCAGAAAGTGGTTCCGGCGGGAACAGCGAATATGgatgaatcaaattcacAGTTTTTTCTGGATAAGAATGTTTTATTTCAGCAGCTATCTCAATTCCCACGGCACCAGCTCCAATAACCGATACCTTGtctgatttttcaactttctGTTTAAATTCACCAGCTTCACTTACAAATGATTTTATATCTAAAGATTTTGGGGACATAGGAGGAGATCTATGTCTGCCTGTTGCTAAAACCACATAATCAAATTGAAGGGAATAAGCTTTCAGTTCCTTTCCCATTTGGTATTCAGCACTCTTTTTATCTAAGTTTGTAACCTTTGCTTGAATATAACTTAATTCCAAGTTAATTTGGCTATTTGTAGTTGTCCTTCTGGTCCTTTTCTCGTTTTCGAAAATATTATCGAATTTAATACCCTTGAGCCCATTAAAAGCAAAGTACTGagattttgcaaaatcaGTATCAAGAAGAGCACGGGGCATTCCAATAACGTTTAAAAATCCATTTTTGGGCTCAATCATTGTAATGGAAATTTTCCTTCCATTAGGCTGCAAGGGAAAGGTATTCGCACCTTGAATTATTGAGgctaaaattattgataaatgaTAAAGCAGCATAGGAACCACCTACTACCAATATATTAGTAAAATTCCCAGGTATATGACCAATTTTGgaagttgaaatattattcatgGTCACAGTTGTATTTCATTTAGTCAAACGTTTTTTAAAATTGGGAATAGGACGTTAAATAGaactttatattttttgtaCTAGTTAGAGAGCGGGTCTATCCGATCATCGGATGCCGGGACTATCGGATATGTGGAGAAACCAAATGCTAAAAAGATTGCAGCCCAGTTTTATCAGATCACTGGATATAACTCTACCATTTTAAAGTTTATTCAACCGCAAAATAAAGCTAAAATACTTGGATGTATTAGACATTTCTCTGTAAACttagaaaatttttgaacTGAAGTTGAGCTGTCTTTGCAAAGCAcgataaattaatattgacGTAAATTCGGGAAGTTATTTCTACAAGATTgtgaatatttaaattaatatttattatatacttTTGGTATATGAggatatattattttgatttagaCCCTTACCGTTAAGTGAATCCATAAGCAAAGTTTTCATACCACAAGTATTGAGCATTATTAAGTGTTGTATATTCATCCATCAATATGAATAGCTTCTACCTGTCCAAATATATGTTTCTTGTCATGTATTAACCGTATGTTGTAATTAAACAAAGTTTGTGTGTTGTCAAAGTAGAATTGATTCCACAATTTTTAATGTGCATTTCTTTggtcttcatcattttgcaaataatgGTTTCAATGTCCTTCTTGGTAACTATCCTAAAACAAGTGCTAGTGCATTCGTAATCTAAGAACATTCTatgaaatttattctttttcgTTTCGATTCAGAAGTATCATTAACCTTACGTCAttaactttgaaaatttaagAGACCTGCTAAAGCTTTCTGTATAGGAGTTAAGAATTCGCTT
Protein-coding regions in this window:
- a CDS encoding DEHA2A14762p (similar to CA3328|IPF10564 Candida albicans), producing the protein MSLYHLSIILASIIQGANTFPLQPNGRKISITMIEPKNGFLNVIGMPRALLDTDFAKSQYFAFNGLKGIKFDNIFENEKRTRRTTTNSQINLELSYIQAKVTNLDKKSAEYQMGKESKAYSLQFDYVVLATGRHRSPPMSPKSLDIKSFVSEAGEFKQKVEKSDKVSVIGAGAVGIEIAAEIKHSYPEKTVNLIHPYSSFPPEPLSGKFKEYVHSALKDAGINIYLETRVEKELANGNLVTVDGKIIESQFNYWSSGKKNNISMLSKEIQEKYVSEKGNLLTNEHLQLSNVQDTVKNFYCIGDIVEIPVIKTAGWAAKMGRICASNIFSLLLNKEANETLPEKLLKSKNMVLVSGNRDIVSEANSQVEINNVRLVEQYKDYCLSKAMMKLNL
- a CDS encoding DEHA2A14740p (no similarity); its protein translation is MQLRSNFESLNCMFTKKTMFADVPCATEIKCMDTSMINRLDQKHELLKDNLFPCISWKVGENLGKDIKTFAVVVQDIDLPLPFVALHGCFFNISEH